A genomic window from Triticum urartu cultivar G1812 chromosome 7, Tu2.1, whole genome shotgun sequence includes:
- the LOC125523178 gene encoding uncharacterized protein LOC125523178, protein MAAESAWCWPWLGSGAACFLFFNVVVGAVAVLSWAQGGDAQVARRRRLTRSASSMVMERLRSMSVFAAFHSVPEHDYDSGLTPPASPSQLHHVQEYYTSSQEEGGEEIRHAVRPEPTLPAGESMTATVAPSTQSAPGAAAEAGLRSAASMSGSDKAGAETRTETSRCLGDACTAVAFRQRDAPAPEPTPATAAAKGATTEKLRKREPAKVAEIVERRAYAEVEEKAEVNARAERFIRQFREELKLERIKSMLNQSAAAAASAR, encoded by the coding sequence ATGGCGGCGGAGTCTGCCTGGTGCTGGCCGTGGCTCGGCTCCGGCGCGGCGTGTTTCCTCTTCTTCAACGTCGTCGTCGGCGCCGTGGCCGTCTTGTCCTGGGCGCAGGGCGGCGACGCGCAGGTGGCTAGGCGGAGGAGGCTCACCCGGAGCGCGTCGTCCATGGTCATGGAGCGCCTCCGCTCCATGTCCGTCTTCGCCGCCTTCCACTCCGTGCCCGAGCACGACTACGACAGCGGCCTCACGCCGCCGGCGTCGCCGTCGCAGCTCCACCACGTGCAAGAGTACTACACGTCGTCGCAAGAAGAGGGAGGAGAGGAGATCAGGCACGCGGTGAGGCCAGAGCCGACCCTGCCGGCCGGAGAAAGCATGACGGCAACGGTGGCTCCGTCGACACAGAGTGCTCCTGGTGCAGCAGCCGAAGCGGGACTGCGTTCAGCGGCTTCGATGTCAGGGAGCGACAAGGCAGGAGCAGAGACGCGGACGGAGACGTCTAGATGCTTGGGAGACGCGTGCACAGCAGTAGCGTTCCGGCAGCGAGACGCGCCGGCGCCGGAGCCAACGCCAGCCACGGCGGCCGCCAAGGGTGCTACGACGGAGAAGCTGAGGAAGCGGGAGCCGGCGAAGGTGGCGGAGATCGTCGAGCGGCGCGCGTACGCGGAGGTAGAAGAGAAGGCGGAGGTGAACGCGCGGGCCGAGCGGTTCATCCGGCAGTTCCGGGAGGAGCTCAAGCTGGAGCGCATCAAATCCATGCTCAACcagagcgccgccgccgccgcatcggCACGGTAG